The DNA segment TTAGGCGGGTACAATCTCAGATATGAGCGCGCCAAACGCCGAGCAATTGAAACAAAGAATAGATGCCCTGCGAAATGCCTGGGAGCTTACGCTTTGCGATATGTCTCCTGAAAAGATCATCATGACTATGAGCAAGGTATCTCGCATGTGGCAAAAAGACGGGCGTTGGTATCCAAGAGCGATGGAAGCTAAGTCTCGTTATCCCTTCGATATGGTCAAACCATCACTGGAGCGTTTTCTAAGGGGCATGGAAGGCTCTGAAGTCAACAGCACGCTTTATCATGATTGGCGGAGCGTGGGAGCTTCCTCGTATTTATTTAAAAAAGTGAATGAGATTGGATATCCGGTTTCAGCACATATCCTCGCAGGGAATGTGCCTCTTCTTGGATGGGAAAATATCGTAGCTTCTCTAATAGCTCATTCATGTCCCTTTTTGAAGCTCTCTTCTCAGGAAACAGCCTGGGTGCCACTTTTGGTTGATAGCATCCGCGAGGTTGACCCCAAACTAGCTCAATGTATCGATTTTGAAGTTTGGCCAGGAGCGGAAGGTCCCACTGCAGAGTTACTTTCTCAAGCCGATTGCGTTGTCGCTTATGGCTCAGATGAAACAATCACCACTTTACGCGACATGACCCCAACCTCGTCCCCATTTTATGGTTATGCCAACCGATTTTCGGCAGCATGGATTTCTCAAAAAGAAGCCAATGAACGCTCGGCGGCGCTTCTTGCTCAGGATTGCTCGCGATACTTTCAGCTCGGATGTCTATCACCTCAAATCGTCTTTGTAGAAGGTGATTCACTAGCGTACGCTGAACTGTTGGCAGGCAAAATTGAAGCCGAAATAAGCGCATACCCTGTCGATCTAACTTTTGATGAGGCAGTAAGCGTTCGCCGCGAACGGGAAGCTGCGAATTTCGTCGCTTGTTCTCGCCAATGGGGTGACCCAAAACTAACCTGGACGGTTATTCATTCAGACAAGCCTATTTGGAACCTCCTTGGCGTTTTCGGCACTACCAATATCTGCCCAGTAAGTTCCATCGAACAAGCTGTAGAGCAGTTAAAGCCATATAATGCGCGTATGCAGGCTATAGGCTATGCCAGAAAGCTATCTAAAGAGACCAAGGCAGTGCTGAATTATTTAAATGTCCCCCTAATTTGTCCGATCGGCACGATGCAAACCCCGCCTTTTGGATGGCATGCTGACGGACGTTCGCTTTTGTTGTCTTTGCTTCAAAGGAGTGAAATTGAATGGTGAAACGAACTCTTCCCAAAATACACACCCAAGTGCCTGGCCCG comes from the bacterium genome and includes:
- a CDS encoding acyl-CoA reductase, whose protein sequence is MSAPNAEQLKQRIDALRNAWELTLCDMSPEKIIMTMSKVSRMWQKDGRWYPRAMEAKSRYPFDMVKPSLERFLRGMEGSEVNSTLYHDWRSVGASSYLFKKVNEIGYPVSAHILAGNVPLLGWENIVASLIAHSCPFLKLSSQETAWVPLLVDSIREVDPKLAQCIDFEVWPGAEGPTAELLSQADCVVAYGSDETITTLRDMTPTSSPFYGYANRFSAAWISQKEANERSAALLAQDCSRYFQLGCLSPQIVFVEGDSLAYAELLAGKIEAEISAYPVDLTFDEAVSVRREREAANFVACSRQWGDPKLTWTVIHSDKPIWNLLGVFGTTNICPVSSIEQAVEQLKPYNARMQAIGYARKLSKETKAVLNYLNVPLICPIGTMQTPPFGWHADGRSLLLSLLQRSEIEW